The Octadecabacter arcticus 238 genomic sequence CTCGGAGGTCATTCGCCTGGCCGTGATGATGTATGTCCGTTTCCCGTTGTCGTTTCGGAACGTGGAGGATCTGTTGCTTGAGCGTGGCATCGACATCAGCCACGAAACGGTTCGGTTTTGGTGGAACAGATTTGGCCCGCTGTTTGCCGCATAGATCCGCGAGAAAAGGATCAGCCAGATGCGCGCATATTCAAATTGGCAGTGGCACTTGGATGAGGTGTTCATGAAGATCAACGGCGAGACGCACTATCTTTGGCGGGCTGTGGATCACGAAGGAGAAGTTCTGGAAAGCTTCATCACAAAGCGCCGTGATCGCAAGGCAGCCTTCAAATTCCTGAGGAAGACCATAAACGCCATGGTTGCGCACATATCTTCGTCACAGACAAGCTACGTTCCTACGTTCCTACGGTGCAGCGATGAAGGTCATCGCTGCAGCGCCGACAAACAGGAAACTGGCCGCTGGCTCAAAAATCGAGCCAAGAATTCCCGCCAGCCATTTAGACGAAGAGAGCGGGCCATGCTTCGATTTAGGCAGATGCGAACTTTATAGAAATTCGTCGCCGTCCACGCGTCTGTTCACAACCATTTCAACCAAGAGCGCCATCTCTACAACCGATCAAATCCCATCTAATATAAAGTGATCTATCATTGTGTAACTGGTTCGATTTCGCTATCAAAAGGCCATGACATATACATCAAGCGGCTCTGACGAAATCGCCGAACTCCTCATTCATATCGGGCGTTCTTCGCGTGGTGAGGACTTGGCGTCCCCCCTGACTGCGGCGCAATGGACTTGCCTGCGGTTTTTTGCGCGCGCCAACCGAGTGTCGCGCACACCATCCGCGTTCGCCAGCTTTCAGGTTACCACGCGGGGAACGGCCTCTCAGACGATCAAAACTCTGGAGGAGAAAGGGCTTCTTGCGCGGTTTCGTTCTGATCGTGACGGCAGGAGTGTTCGCCTTGAGATCACCGAGCAAGGCAATGAAACCCTTAACGCGGACCCGCTGGCAGATTTAATGCGTCTGATAGACCTCATCAAACCGAAAGAACGCGCAGCGTTTTTGGCAACTCTGTCGCTCCTGTCCGAAACCCTCGCGGGACTGAAAGGGGCGCAGGCGTTCGGCACGTGCAAAGCCTGTACGCACTACACATCATCAGACGGTGGGGGCTATTGCGCCTGTATAGCGGCAGAACTGGCGCCTGACGACGTTGGCAAGCTTTGCGTGAACTTCGGCAGTGGCGATGTTGTGCCAGACTCACCAATTCTATCGAATAAAATCAGAAAAGGTCGCGCGCAATGACGCAACAAGACACGAACGCAAAAGCAGCAGAGTCCAGCCAACAGGGCGGGAAAAGCGAACGCAAGCTTATCGCAATCAGCAGTGGTAAGGGAGGCGTCGGTAAATCAACCGTAACTACCAACATCGCTGTGGCATTGGCCCAGATGGGGCTGAAGGTCGGCGTTGTTGATGCTGATATTTACGGGCCTTCCATTCCGGGAATGCTCGGCATTGCGGGCAATCGCCCCCCTGCCATGTCACCGGACAAAAAAGTGATCCCGGCGCAGGCCTTCGGCGTTAAAGTGATGTCGATGGCAATGCTGTCGGACGATGACAGCCCCGCTATCCTGCGCGGCCCGATGGTGACCAAATATCTGCAAATGTTTGTCGCTCAGGTAGAGTGGGGCGAGCTGGATGTGTTGCTTTTGGACCTGCCCCCGGGAACCGGTGATATCCAGCTGACGCTTGCACAGGCGTTTCCGTTGACGGGTGCTGTCGTGGTCAGCACGCCGCAGGATGTCAGTCTGAAAATTGCGCGACGCGGACTGCGCATGATGCAACAGGTGAACGTCCCGATCCTTGGAATTGTGGAGAACATGAGCGGCTTTGCCTGCGGGTCCTGCGGTGAAGTCACGCATATCTTCAGCAAGGGCGGCGGTGAAGCTATCGCGCGCGAAATCGGCATGCCTTTCTTGGGCGCGGTGCCGATCGAACCTGAAATTGTAGACTCAGGCGACGCCGGTAAGCCAATGGTTATCGCCCATCCAAACAGCGCGGCTGCACTGGTCTATGTCAAGATCGCCGAGGCGCTGGTCGGCGGCAGTTCCGCGAGGGGTGGCCTTGCGTTGCCGTTTGATTGGCACGTGTCCGAGGGTACGGGACAACCCACCGAAGCGGCCCCGTTGAGCTATGGTGGCGCCGCTGACGTGCCTGTCTCACTTGATCACGACGAAATTGGGCTGATGATCCGCTGGCAGGACGGGTATGAACAAACAATCGGGTCGCGCGATCTTCGGCTGAATTGCCGCTGTGCGGCCTGTCGCGACGAGATGAGCGGCGCGGCAATCCTTGATCCCTCCAGCGTGCCTCAATCTATTACGCCGACACGGATATGGAGCCTTGGAAATTACGGCCTTGGGCTGGCTTTCAGCGACGGGCACAGCACTGGTATTTATACATTCAAAGCCTTGCGCGCAATGCAAAGCGTAGAGGTTGAGGATGTCTGAACCTGCAACGCGCCGCCGCATTCGGGTACAGCCCACTGTAAAAGACCCGCAAACCCTGCGTTTTATTCTTGAGGCACCCGTCCAAGACAGCACATCAGTATGCTACGACGATGCAAGCGCGGACGCCCCGCTAGCGAGGGCATTATTTGCCATTTCGGGTGTGCAGCGTGTCGAGGTTGACGGTGCTTCAATCTATGTAAGTCGCAGCACGGATGTGGATTGGTCCGCGTTGAAAGCCCCAATTGCGGTTGCAATTCGGGATGTTCTGGATAGCGAAGCCTTGCCATTGGGACAACGGAGCGAAGCGCCTAAGGGTGAAGATGCGCTGCTTTTGCTTGCCGTCGCTGAGCTGCTCGACTGCGAGGCGAATCCAGCAATTGCCAGCCACGGTGGCAGTGTCGCCGTCGAGCGCGTTGAGAACAGTGATGTCTATCTGCGGATGTCTGGCGGCTGTCAGGGATGTGCTGCCTCATCCGCCACCTTGCGTCAGGGCATAGAAACCATGCTGCGTGCAGGCCTTCCGGCAATTGGTGAAATCATAGATCTTACGGACCACGATGCTGGAACCAATCCTTTCTATGAGGGTGCGCAGGGGACGTCTCCGACCTTGAACCGGCCACTGCCACCCGGGACCATCGACTGGGAAGACGGACAGATCATTATAGATCCCGAATACCTCGCACCGAAACTTGG encodes the following:
- a CDS encoding DDE-type integrase/transposase/recombinase → MRAYSNWQWHLDEVFMKINGETHYLWRAVDHEGEVLESFITKRRDRKAAFKFLRKTINAMVAHISSSQTSYVPTFLRCSDEGHRCSADKQETGRWLKNRAKNSRQPFRRRERAMLRFRQMRTL
- a CDS encoding MarR family winged helix-turn-helix transcriptional regulator; the protein is MTYTSSGSDEIAELLIHIGRSSRGEDLASPLTAAQWTCLRFFARANRVSRTPSAFASFQVTTRGTASQTIKTLEEKGLLARFRSDRDGRSVRLEITEQGNETLNADPLADLMRLIDLIKPKERAAFLATLSLLSETLAGLKGAQAFGTCKACTHYTSSDGGGYCACIAAELAPDDVGKLCVNFGSGDVVPDSPILSNKIRKGRAQ
- a CDS encoding DUF6522 family protein, giving the protein MSEPATRRRIRVQPTVKDPQTLRFILEAPVQDSTSVCYDDASADAPLARALFAISGVQRVEVDGASIYVSRSTDVDWSALKAPIAVAIRDVLDSEALPLGQRSEAPKGEDALLLLAVAELLDCEANPAIASHGGSVAVERVENSDVYLRMSGGCQGCAASSATLRQGIETMLRAGLPAIGEIIDLTDHDAGTNPFYEGAQGTSPTLNRPLPPGTIDWEDGQIIIDPEYLAPKLGLTPDTLRAGMRNGDIVSTSETGTEDHAGKTRITVRTPVRAWAAEVFADGTAREAPPPRARPIQGTVGETLADQVRRYLQNLPEDKVPITYGKLARALGYWAPGSIAKVTSALEATMRVDAALSAPFIAARAVSRGGDGLPGKGFFELAQALGRGPTDGEIDRAFHERLLGEVSSTLKKIQEAASG
- a CDS encoding P-loop NTPase, giving the protein MTQQDTNAKAAESSQQGGKSERKLIAISSGKGGVGKSTVTTNIAVALAQMGLKVGVVDADIYGPSIPGMLGIAGNRPPAMSPDKKVIPAQAFGVKVMSMAMLSDDDSPAILRGPMVTKYLQMFVAQVEWGELDVLLLDLPPGTGDIQLTLAQAFPLTGAVVVSTPQDVSLKIARRGLRMMQQVNVPILGIVENMSGFACGSCGEVTHIFSKGGGEAIAREIGMPFLGAVPIEPEIVDSGDAGKPMVIAHPNSAAALVYVKIAEALVGGSSARGGLALPFDWHVSEGTGQPTEAAPLSYGGAADVPVSLDHDEIGLMIRWQDGYEQTIGSRDLRLNCRCAACRDEMSGAAILDPSSVPQSITPTRIWSLGNYGLGLAFSDGHSTGIYTFKALRAMQSVEVEDV